The nucleotide window CCGATTTTGATGCGGTGGATTTAACCAATTTGCAACGACAAATTGCGCATACTAGTGCGCGCATTGGCATGAACAAATCGGCCTCGGCGGCGCAGGCGTTGCGCGAGTTGAACCCCGAAGTGCAGATCGAATGTATCGAGCAAGTATTGGATGCAGACAATCTTGCCGGGCAAGTTAAACGCGCTGATGTTGTGGTGGATTGCACCGATAATTTTGCCACGCGCTTTGCAATCAATGCCGCCTGTGTGGCAGCTGGCGTTCCGTTGGTGTCGGGTGCTGCAATCCGTTTGGAAGGGCAAGTCGCGGTGTTTGACTCGCGCCAACAAAACAGCCCGTGTTATCGCTGCCTGTACGAAGAAGATAGCGATGACCTGACCTGTGCCGCTAATGGTGTATTGGCTCCGCTGGTGGGTGTTATCGGTTCAATGCAAGCGCTTGAAGTCATCAAGTTGATCTGTGGTTTTGGAACATCCCTTGCCGGGCGTTTGTTGTTGTTAGATGCACGCCATAGCCAGTGGCGTGAGATGAAGCTGCCCAAAGATCCCGAATGCCCAGTGTGCAGCCTGCGTAAGCCTGTGTAAAAAACTTGTTTTTTGCAATGGCATCTTTATATTGGCGCCATCGGTTTCTGACTCTATTTATTTTCATTTATGCAAAGGTGTTTTGATGAGCGAAGTTCCTTCCGGCTATAAAACTGGATTTCTCCCGGCATTAATATTCAGCTCGCGCTGGTTACAGTTGCCTTTATATTTGGGTCTGATTATCGCGCAGTGCGCCTATGTGTTTCTGTTCTTGAAGGAACTGACGCATCTGGTAACCGATGTCGCCTCGATGAATGAACAGCAAATTATGCTGATCGTGTTGGGCTTGATCGATGTGGTGATGATTTCCAACTTGTTGGTGATGGTGATTGTCGGTGGTTACGAGACCTTCGTCTCGCGTCTTCGTCTTGATGGTCATCCCGATCAACCTGAATGGTTGAGCCACGTTAATGCAACGGTATTGAAAGTAAAATTGGCAATGGCAATTATCGGTATCTCTTCTATCCACTTGTTAAAAACATTTATCGAAGCGGGTTATATCGGCATTCCTTGTGAAGAGCTGATGAAGTTAAAACAATACGCCAACAACCCAAGTGCTTGTGCAAAAATTACTGAAGCCGGTGTGATGTGGCAAACCATTATCCATATGGCATTTATCGCATCGGCGATTGGTATTGCGTATACCGACTGGTTAATGCAGAAAGTCAGTGATGGCGCCAAAAAGCATCACTAATACTCGGTTCGAAGTAATACGGTAATTCAAAAAAAGCGGCAATGCCGCTTTTTTTGTAATTGATTTATTGCAGGGTGATGGATGTGACAATCAAACATAATATTGTGTATCGCATCAATGGTTTTACCGTTAATGTCACCCAGCGGCAAGTTGTTACTGCACAAGAAACGATAAATGTCAGGCCTAAAACGTTTTCGTTATTGCTGCTGTTTCTTGAAAATCCTTTGCAGGTGTTAGCAAAAGAATTTTTGCTAAACCAAGTGTGGGATGATGTCAGGGTTGAAGAGCAGGTTTTGGTGCAGTCCATTCGTGAGTTGCGACAATTATTTTCCCCGCTGGATATTATCCAAACACATCCACGCAAAGGTTACGCCTGGGTTATCCCTGTTGAAAAAGTCGAACAACTCCCCGCGATTGAAACGCTACAAAAACCTTCCCGTCTAAGCATAAAAATTCCCAAGGTTGTCGTGGTTTTGGGTGTTGTCGTGTTATGTGCGCTGGGGCTTTTTGTATTCAAGCATGTTGCTGTTAGCGATCCAGCCAATAAAAATATTATTACGGTGTTACCTATCGAAAATCGCACCGAAGGTTCCAATTTATCCTGGGTTCGCTTGGGGATGATGGATCAGTTGATCCAGTCGTTGCAGCTGTCGCCTGACGTGCAGGTATTTGATGTTCCCTATGTGCTGCACTTGTTGGATGTGTCAGGTGAGTCGGGTGTCGATACCCGTAATCGGATGCAACTGGTGAACCGCATTTTTGAAATATCGGGATCAAGTTTGGTGTTGGATTT belongs to Cellvibrio sp. pealriver and includes:
- a CDS encoding molybdopterin-synthase adenylyltransferase MoeB; this translates as MNDEQLLRYSRQIMLPDVDIDGQEKLLAARVLIIGLGGLGSPVAMYLAAAGVGHLVLADFDAVDLTNLQRQIAHTSARIGMNKSASAAQALRELNPEVQIECIEQVLDADNLAGQVKRADVVVDCTDNFATRFAINAACVAAGVPLVSGAAIRLEGQVAVFDSRQQNSPCYRCLYEEDSDDLTCAANGVLAPLVGVIGSMQALEVIKLICGFGTSLAGRLLLLDARHSQWREMKLPKDPECPVCSLRKPV
- a CDS encoding TIGR00645 family protein; translation: MSEVPSGYKTGFLPALIFSSRWLQLPLYLGLIIAQCAYVFLFLKELTHLVTDVASMNEQQIMLIVLGLIDVVMISNLLVMVIVGGYETFVSRLRLDGHPDQPEWLSHVNATVLKVKLAMAIIGISSIHLLKTFIEAGYIGIPCEELMKLKQYANNPSACAKITEAGVMWQTIIHMAFIASAIGIAYTDWLMQKVSDGAKKHH